The region AAACGCCACTTAAGGCTTCTACCTCACATTCAGTATTAGCAGAGAGTCAGCAAGACATGGGGTCTCTGACGACGCCAACCAAGGGGAAAGACACTCCTGCCTGTGAGCCTTGGACCCCAACGGCAAACCTTAAAATCCTGATCAGCGCCGTTAGTCCGGAGATCAGGAACAGGGAAAAGGAGCTATGCATTGATGACACTGAAGGGGCAGGGGCTATTGATAGTTCTCAGGTAAATGTCAATTCTCCATTCCTGCAGGTTTTAATCTGGCATTAGATTGCTGAAAATAACCTTGCATTACATGTCTAATTCATTCATCCTGGTCCAAACAgcatttgtatatttattttctcatcCTACAAAGAATTTGCAGTTGAACAATTATTGTTATggtgtaattaatttatttaatcctTGATTTAATCCTTTTACAGATGTGTTTACGTTACATCAAAAGCTTTGTTACAAAAAAGGTACAAGTTTCCTTGCACTACACAATCCTGAACTCGATTTAATTACTCATTTGTGTCTCCGTCCCCCAGGAACACTTTGGCGACGATTCTGACAAACTTCAAACAAGCCGGAAAGAAAAGAGTTTGGGGTTACTCTGCCACAAATTCCTAGCAAGATATCCTGATTATCCCAACTCTGCCCTCAACAATGATATCTGTCTTGATGAAGTAGCTGGAGAGCTTCGTAAGTTGCGATTTATGTTTCAGTAGGCCATTATCTGTCTGGAGGTTCCATGTTTAGGAAGTGATTCTCAAAAACAACCACAAAGATAAAGACAGAGCTAACGAGAGTTACATGCCAAGTTactgttaattttaaaatgtcgaAAACAATTGCAAATCAACAGATGCACCACAAGCAGAACCAGAGCAGATCTGTTGTGTAATTTTACGAACAATTAGATGGGAAAACCTAGGAAGTCTCTGAACAGCCCCAGGCTGCTAGTTAACAATCCCGGGTTTGCACTGTGCTTGTACTGTACGTCACAGGATTCCCACAATAAGATATTTCATTCGCCTTCGTGGTGCTGCTCTTCAACCCGCGTCTCGCTTATAAATCcggattttaaaaaagaacccGCGTTGTGATCACACAGATGTGGAGCGCCGGCGCATCTACGACATCGTCAACGTGCTGGAGAGCTTGCACATGGTCAGCCGGCTGGCCAAGAACCGCTACACCTGGCACGGGCGGGGCAAGCTGGCGCAGACCCTGGGCATGCTGAAGCAGGTGGGCGAGGAGCACGGGTACTCGGCGCAGATGCAGCAGCTGAAGCAGAGGAGTCACGAGAGGGAGTTCGACTCGGACGCCGAGGAGAAGGAGAACGAGGACGTGCGGCAAGCCGGGGGGCTGGATGGCGACGTGGGGCAGAGGGAGATGTTCTTCGTGGAGCTCCCGGGGATGGAGTTCAGGGCAGGTGAGGCTCCGCGCTTCAGACACGCTCCCTTTTGTCTGTGTGCGAAAATGAGCATGGAGAGGAAGAGGCTTCCAACAGCAACTTTTTGAAGAAATTAAGCTCACAATTAACTCTATTAAATCTTTCCCCTCAAAGCATCTGCTTATTTCTGTCTGGCTGAAATGCTTTCACAAACATTTGAAAAGCTAAATGGAAAACGGAAGCCGTCGAGGTGTTAAATGCAGATTTACAACCTATGACCACAACCAAAATATGAGATGAAGAAACTGGTTTTTACCTCAGAGTGAAGTGTCATACGTATACATGGAAAAAAGTTGctgctgtataaaaaaaaaaagacccttGTGTCTAAGCAGAGAACTACACTAAACAACAGAAACCTCACTGCCATTTCCTTTCTGCTTTCACAGCTTCGGTCAACAGCAGGAAGGACAAGTCGCTGAGAGTTATGAGTCAGAAGTTCGTGATGCTGTTCTTGGTTTCCAAGCCCCGCGTGGTCAGTCTGGACATCGCAGCTAAAATTCTCATCGGAGAGGATCAAGTGATTGATTTGGATAAGAGCAAGTTTAAAAGTGAGCAGTATTTTATTTATCTGGATTTCCGTTTTATGACGCGTGCTCGGTTGCTCTACAATACTTCAATAATTCGGGGACCGCATGTGCTTATGGTTTCCACTGCATCTATTCCAGCAAAAATCCGGAGGCTGTATGACATCGCTAACGTGCTGAGTAGTCTGGAGCTGATAAAAAAGGTGCACGTTACAGAGGAGAGAGGCCGGAAGCCAGCATTCAAGTGGACAGGACCTGAGGATTTCTTATGTGTTAAAGGTACATTTTTAATGCTATAATTTACTGCAGTTGTTTAATATGATCATACTACTTTTAGTCTTTAAGCTtcattttgcttattttttcctttttccacaGATGAAAAGACATCATCAGCTGCCACTTTAGCTACATCCAAGACATTAGAATCCAGATCCTCCATCGAAAATTGCGCCAAAAATCTCTTCCCTTCGTCCAAGACAAAGCATAGCTTCACACGGCACCCATCTCTTGTCAAGCTAGCAAAGAGTATCCAGGATGACCGAAGGAAAATAAACTCTGCACCCAGCAGTCCTGTCAAGATGAAAAGTAAGTGTTAGGCAGTACAGCAATACAGTGGCGGGGCATATCTTTAACACAAGTAggaagctgcgtcagcatgcgtaggctgcaaaggaacaagtaaaggtttattccatgatgaaaataaaacaacgtTTTCGGCTGTAGAGTCAGATggcacttgaagaaggctccccagccaaaatgtgtttctttttttctctttttcagcatTAAATAAATCTTTACATCTTTAACACCTACAAGTCTGAAAATAAATGATCCCCCAGATAAAGTGAACTACTGGACAGTGATACATGTCACAATGAAGCAAGATGTCTTGCTACACAGTGCCTTACAGATCATCACTGGCATCTTTTATTAAACAGGAAACAACCTCTTCCAGCAAACAGACTAGAATACTGAGCAATACATTTATAAGATGTtagcttttaaatattgtgtAAATTGTGATGGATTATGAGCAAGTATATGGCATTTAATGTCccttttgcactttgttttttttcattctttacaCTTATCTCCGTATCCTTGTTTCCCCCAAGACTCGACCGATCCTGAATGTTACCCAAGCAGAATGGCCCAGCTGGCAGCCATCTGCAAAATTCAGCTTGATGAGCAATCAAGGTAAGTTCTAACTAAGGTCATTTAGTGCAATATTTCTTTTCTGTAATGTGGAAATGTTTCTTATTTCCTTATTTAACTTGGTTCGGACAAAGCATCAAACTTTGGTTTTTAATAGCCTTAATGCATCTAaacaaacaagtaataggtttattccatgctgaaaaaaaagaagaaagaaaacgtttcggccgtggagccttcttcaggtgagaaagacaagacacctgaagaaggctccacagccaaaacgttgttttctttcttctttttttccagcacggaataaacctattacttgttcctttgcaggctacacatgctgacgcagctacccacctgaactacttaatgCTAATACAGTGATAATGCACATACACACCAAAAAACAGTCACCATGGGGGAATCAAAACTTCATTTGTTCAATGCAACTCATTTTTCTACCTCATGAAATAAACTGctatttacttttgttttaggaaaagcaagaagaaaCCCAAACAGACTGTGACACAAgctcaaaaacaaaaaggaaaagccACCAAAACATCAGGAGCTGTTGAGCAACTAGTAAACGCAGAACAGCAGGATACCAACTCTCAGGCTAAGACCCTTGCGCCATCTACCAGAGCAGTACCTTATCTTCACTGTCAGTATTCTCCCCTCATCCCCATGATACTACCTCAGAACCAGACTGCTGGACCATGTGCTATATATGTGCACTCTTGTGCGCGGCCAGTAGCTAATCGCTCCAGCCTGGCTGTACGATCCATGAGATTTGAAGATAAAGGTGGGGAAAGTCCACCTGACGCTGGCTTAGAAATCCACTGCGACAGGACAGCTTCAGCTTCTGATCCAGAAAATGACTCCTCTCAAAAGAATTGCCAGTCGCCTTGTTCGCTGAACAGTCCCAAGAGGGTCTATAAACGAGCCTGTACTGAAAAGCTTGAAAACTCTTCTCCAAAAAGAAAGAACACCCAGACAAATTCTAGGGTATGTTTTCCTCTTTCTATTTTTGATTCTAAGGGTGTTTCCAGAGCTACAGATAACCTAAAAATATTAGCTACGTTCATTGTTAGCAACTGTCATTCAGAAAAGTTAATTTGTTATATTACTTAAAAAGTGCCTGACCAATAGGTTTAGTCAAGCGTTAAGGAAAGACGTATGTAACTCTCCTGCTTGGTTACCGATGATTCGGTGTCAATTTTCTCAGATGCGACCCGAGAAAATGCTCATTCTTAAGTGAAATTCTCTCCTGATTTTTATCATCAGGGTTCGTCACCCGGTGAAGCAGAGCTATACGAACTCTACCTGGACAAGCTCAAGGCACGCAGGGGATTGGTACCCAACAGACCTTCGCCTAGAGCCTTGCACTTAGATCCAGAGTTTATCAATACCCCGGAGAACAAGGGATCAGAGCAGCTTGACGAAAGTGTGGAGACATTCCTGGAAAAAGAAGAGAAGCTTTCGTGTTCCGACAGCGAAGCAGGACTTACTCCTATACGATCGGTCTCCGTGCCAGAAATCATGGTGCCTTCTGGTCATCTGCACCCTGAGGTAACCAAAGTTTGATATTTCCGTTCCAAATGATATCCACGGATGGGAAAATGTGTTCTGACCATTGATTTTTGTTACATCTGTTGTTCCAGGCACTAGTGCCAGCCGGCTATCTTATTCCCATATCGCAGCAGTCCCTCTTCAGCCTTCAGAGGTCGCGGTCCCCGGACGGAGAAAGCCCCAAGCCCTCAGCTTCACACCACAAGGCTTACCAACCCCCTGTCACAGGTACCGACACGGAGCGAGAAAGCTCACAAGATAGCATTGGAACTCCCGTGTTTCGGAAGTGGTTGAAACCCATTTGACTACCATTCTGTCtttgcccccctcccccacagGGGCCCTACCTGTGATGTCTTCAGAACTCACCCCTACGAGCTTCACATCGCACGCCACGTTTCAGCACCCCAGCCCCTCCGTCTCCCTCGCCTCCTTTCCAGTTATCAACCAGTCGAGCCCTTCTTTTGCCTCCGGGCAGCACGTGAACAGCCCCAGCCCCGCAATACTGAACTTCACACTACAGAACCTCGGGCTGATCTCGGCTGGAATCCCGCAGGGTGCCAGCCCTGGCACTGTGGCCACCCCCCTGGAGCAGGCCAGCCCCGTCCCAGGACACCTGAGCTTTCAGCCAGGGGGGATGATCTTCATCAAGCCTATGTCTCCAGTCCCGGTTCAGCCTCAGATGCCTGGACAGCATGTTACTTTGATCAGTTTACAGCAGGTGAGAACTAGGACTTGGTTGTTCAAGACCTCTTAAAAGAAGAGagacaaaaaaatgtttcacgCTACTATATAGTAATATGCAGTTGTTGATGTAACACattgtaaattattaaatatttatagcagcagtgaaatacaaaaaagacgTGCAAACtatgtagaaattatttttaaccagTTACAGAAGCAGTCAGAACTGTTTATGTAAAGCATGAATTAACATTAGAGTAAAAGTATCCATTACACACCTTGAAAACTTTGAATCCAAGTTATCAGCTGACtgtaactgtttttattttcaaacagcCTCTTCTGGCAACGCCCAAAGCATCCCAGTGTGCTCAACAGAGCTTCTTCCACACCCCAGTCTCCACCTTGTCTCCCTTGGCTGCTGTGGTCTCGTCTAGTCATTCGTCTCACGAGAACATTTACATACCGCAGAGGAAACTTGAAGTGAGCACTGAAGAAACCTGAAGACTGTAGCAGCAGACCCTCtctgcactgtttttttctttcatgagCTGCAAAACGATATTTATAAAGCTTTGACAATTTGACTGTGTGAGTGGGGGGGTGTCCCTTTGCACAAAGGGGTACGCTAGttcatattaaattatttctagGTCCTAAGCACAGACGTGTTCAGGTCCTGCAACACCTGCAGTgaaagtcattaaaaagttttgTGGATTTTACAAAACAGATGGATATACCTTCTGAAGACTACAGCCCCTGCTACCAGGTGTCCTCTAATAAAAACTGCAGCATGGAAAAACTTAAAATATAGGGTACCTGCAGGTTTTAGAGTAGTTACaaaacagcatactgtatgtactctgCTATTTACTTCTTGCAGTTTCTACTGAACCAGACTTGTGCCCCATGATCACTGAAACTAACTGGGCTTGAAAACctgcaaaaacacaaatacagttTACACTGTACATCTTAAAGCACAGACAATGTTTTAACAGTTAATCAACATTTCCACAGGATGAGAAAACATTCACACTGAAGATCTCCATCTTTAATGTTAAACACTAGCTTTTTATACAGTCAGTGCTGTAGCAGAACTGGAGTTTTAAGCAGGAAGTGGCACAGGACCTCGGACCCAATGCATTAATGTACTGCATAATTTTCCAATGCCCATTTAGGATATTCAAAATATGCATGTAGGAATAAACTATGACAAATGTTTCTTATTCAGTAATACAAGTAGCCTTAATAGGACAAATCAAACCGATACATGGATGATTCATGTTTTGCATGTTAGCAAAAAGATGTACGGCACAATgacattttgcacattttatatGTTAACTGTTACAGTTCTTTAATTGGTATCTatgaaataaagataaaaaatgaatgtatggGGAAATTTCCTATTAGTGTAATCAGGTGAATTATAATTTCATTAATTTATAGGAAGGATTTTCTTACATTTGTCAATGATCAAAATTGTTAACCTGGACTGCTTTGGTTGGATTGCAGTTGAATTAATTTGATATGTACACATTTACTAAGAAAATAAAGGGGGattctttctgttttcagcatacAACACCTGTatttcttttcactgatgaaaattTCTTAACTAAGGACCCTTCAATACAGCCTACAAATCTGACACATGCAGCTGCCTTCATATTTACACACATGCCCATATTTATCATGAGAACAAATGGCACCCCTAGGGACTTACCAGTtcccagcacaaagcaaaggATTTGTCAGAAGTTATTTTGGGAAGACCGCTTAATTTGGATGTCAGCTACTGATACCTCCTATAGCTGTGAATGAAAGATGTCCAGTATTTAAGGCTGCCTGGTTTGACATCAACTCAAACCCACCGATCTAAGCAACAGAGAAGGACTACTGGACCCAGGGATCTCTATTTTGTAAGTCTTGGTATTGTTTTACAAAGACTTTCTCATAAAGTATCACAGAATGTCACGTCAAAATATTGAATTCCGTGCTATATCATGAGTTATGTTGGATTAACTGGTTGTAAAATACTTTTGTATTGATTTTGGTGTTAGTAAATTGTAGTGGCAAAATTCCCGTCTCGTCCAAAATATCATTAGAGTTGTGTTTTTAAACATGTAATTAAACCGTGAAACCATTATGGTAGTCCTGATGAAGTCCAGCCGAATAGAATAAAAAACCTGCATACCagttaatgttttaataaattctTGCCAATATCGTTTTATCTCGGGAGTTAACGTTACATATGTTACTAAACTATTTTTTCCCCTCAAGTCGATTTGTATATTTCGGGAATGAAGCCTCAAACTGCATGAAATCATCTAAATATTTACCTTTAAAGAACCATTGGCATAAGTTCTTCAGTACGTAACTGTGGTCTTTGTACAGACCCTATTCCTGGACTCTTATCGCGGCATTCCAGACATTCAAATTGCTTAATGTCGCTTAATCAATGGAGAGAATAAGTAACTTGCGTGTAGTCTATCAGTCACCCGATACCTTATCGCTCATTTGGGATAAAACTTCACACACATCAAACACTCTTCTGTTCATTCTTATCACTATATAATAAATTGATCATAACGTTTTAAATAACGGgctaaattgatttattttctagTTGTGTCTTGACGTGTACAAAAACTTGGCACTAATTAATATTTGCCACGCAATATACAATTAATAGTAGATATGTATTACTAAAAGAACTTGGTATACGTTTAAAATACGTTCAATGCTCTGCGAATAAAGATTCAAAAGCAAAATGCTTTTAAGGCCATGAAAATGTCATAACACGCTAAAACACCTTAATGCTAGAACATTTAGAGTAAGCATGCTTGAAACGAAtcccttataaaatatttttttaagtattaatGGTCTGAAAACGCGGTTCCAATGAGGTATTTAATGATGCGAAGTTGGTAAATACTGTTGTTTCAggatacaggtactgtatgttgtgcgGTTGtgtgatttttctcttttccagCAGATCGTttgaaaaaacagatttaagaTGCCGAACTGGGGCGGTGGAGCGAAGTGTTCAGCCTGTGAGAAAACGGTTTATCACGCAGAGGAGATACAGTGCAATGGAAGAAGTTTCCACAAAACCTGCTTTATCTGCAGTGAGTCCTCCGTTTATTCACCACTAATGGTCCACACGGACGACACTTCTCCGTCGCTCATTTTTGTCTTTGGGGGCATTTGGGATGGGTCTGTGCTGAGGGCGCAGGGAATGAACTCTAAACCAAACGTTTGCCCCTTTTTCAAAAAGGCACGCAAATCCTGCGACACCTGTTTCAAGATGTCATTGCAGAAAACAGACGAGCATACAGTAGTTTAGAGACGCCAGTTAACCTAAAAAGCGTGTCATTGTACTGCGGGATGCAGTCGCCGCACAAAAGCACCCCTGGGCTCCGAATTGAAACCCAGGATTTAAGAGCTTGCAGGGCAACAGACCTATCCAGCTCTTCATCACGTGTTATGAACTGTAGCCCATAATTAAATTGCAAGTCTGACATTTGGGCTGCAATCGGTAATGTCATTGAATCCCAAATGTCCGTGTAATTAATTGCCGTTCAGGCTGTGCTCCGTCTGTTGCGGCAAATTAAAAAGTTTACCCTCCGAAACAAAAATGGAATTAGAAACCAGGTTATACTGGCCAATAGCTCAACATCAACAGCGGACAATTTTGCATGCAAGGGAATTTGGAGACTGGCACAATATTAACTAAAATATCTGTTATCTTCACAGCGACCTTCTTTGGCTACTTAACAACGTAGCACCGAGGTGTGGAAATCACCAGGGCTCAATCTGAATGATGCTAGCTCTATCTTTAGCAGGCCAGGCAAAGGTCATGTGTGACATTTATAAATAGCTTTCATTGTCAGGTTTGAcgccattttatttttgtgaccaCGATAAGTCAAGTTTTTAACTAAATTTAAATTTACCTTTTGGCTAGCAAACGGTACTTTTATGTACAACATACCCCAGGATGAAGCATCATACTGACAGGCAGcgaccaaataaaaaaaacaacaacaacaacaacaacaaatgttTTGCAGCTCCCGTCTTCTAAGAAAGCTTTACCTTTGTTTCTTCTAGTGGTCTGCAGAAAAGCCCTTGATAGCACAACGGTAGCAGCACACGAGTCTGAAATTTACTGCAAGACCTGTTACGGGAAGAAGTATGGTCCAAAAGGCTACGGCTATGGACAAGGTGCGGGAGCACTCAGCTCAGACCCC is a window of Lepisosteus oculatus isolate fLepOcu1 chromosome 21, fLepOcu1.hap2, whole genome shotgun sequence DNA encoding:
- the e2f8 gene encoding transcription factor E2F8, encoding MTSALLELKNLNQKPNRFSNTPHKEDGKYGVFVEPPALGIKTPLKASTSHSVLAESQQDMGSLTTPTKGKDTPACEPWTPTANLKILISAVSPEIRNREKELCIDDTEGAGAIDSSQEHFGDDSDKLQTSRKEKSLGLLCHKFLARYPDYPNSALNNDICLDEVAGELHVERRRIYDIVNVLESLHMVSRLAKNRYTWHGRGKLAQTLGMLKQVGEEHGYSAQMQQLKQRSHEREFDSDAEEKENEDVRQAGGLDGDVGQREMFFVELPGMEFRAASVNSRKDKSLRVMSQKFVMLFLVSKPRVVSLDIAAKILIGEDQVIDLDKSKFKTKIRRLYDIANVLSSLELIKKVHVTEERGRKPAFKWTGPEDFLCVKDEKTSSAATLATSKTLESRSSIENCAKNLFPSSKTKHSFTRHPSLVKLAKSIQDDRRKINSAPSSPVKMKNSTDPECYPSRMAQLAAICKIQLDEQSRKSKKKPKQTVTQAQKQKGKATKTSGAVEQLVNAEQQDTNSQAKTLAPSTRAVPYLHCQYSPLIPMILPQNQTAGPCAIYVHSCARPVANRSSLAVRSMRFEDKGGESPPDAGLEIHCDRTASASDPENDSSQKNCQSPCSLNSPKRVYKRACTEKLENSSPKRKNTQTNSRGSSPGEAELYELYLDKLKARRGLVPNRPSPRALHLDPEFINTPENKGSEQLDESVETFLEKEEKLSCSDSEAGLTPIRSVSVPEIMVPSGHLHPEALVPAGYLIPISQQSLFSLQRSRSPDGESPKPSASHHKAYQPPVTGALPVMSSELTPTSFTSHATFQHPSPSVSLASFPVINQSSPSFASGQHVNSPSPAILNFTLQNLGLISAGIPQGASPGTVATPLEQASPVPGHLSFQPGGMIFIKPMSPVPVQPQMPGQHVTLISLQQPLLATPKASQCAQQSFFHTPVSTLSPLAAVVSSSHSSHENIYIPQRKLEVSTEET